A single region of the Chitinophaga niabensis genome encodes:
- a CDS encoding YicC/YloC family endoribonuclease produces the protein MLKSMTGFGRAEITRGETTIVAEIKSLNGKQFEVNLKMSPLLKPYEFDIRNLLQQELQRGTLDATINIKQNGATRPVVINTELARYYHQALSTMATELNLPQEDMLNVLMKLPEVVTPASEQLAKSEWLEVEAIIRSAIAEMDAHRIDEGNMLEKDLLLRIDNIILYTDKVRELDPLRKDRVRTRLESLLAEYVGKDNVDGNRLEQELIFYLEKLDITEELTRLANHCRYFKDILAEADAAKGKKLGFVLQEIGREINTTGSKANDSAMQQWVVMMKDELEKAKEQVLNVL, from the coding sequence ATGCTCAAATCCATGACCGGCTTCGGCCGAGCGGAGATAACAAGGGGAGAAACCACCATTGTAGCAGAGATCAAATCGCTGAATGGGAAACAGTTTGAGGTGAACCTTAAGATGTCTCCGTTGTTAAAACCCTACGAGTTCGATATCCGCAACCTCTTACAACAGGAGCTGCAACGCGGTACGCTTGACGCTACCATCAACATCAAACAGAATGGTGCCACCCGCCCCGTGGTGATCAATACGGAGCTGGCCAGGTATTATCACCAGGCCCTTTCTACCATGGCCACTGAACTGAACCTTCCCCAGGAAGACATGCTCAATGTGCTGATGAAACTCCCGGAAGTAGTAACCCCTGCCTCTGAACAACTGGCCAAATCAGAATGGCTGGAAGTAGAAGCCATCATCCGTTCCGCTATTGCTGAAATGGATGCACACCGTATCGATGAAGGTAATATGCTGGAAAAGGACCTCCTGCTCCGCATAGATAACATCATCCTGTATACGGATAAGGTACGTGAACTGGACCCTTTAAGGAAAGACCGCGTGCGTACCCGGCTGGAATCCCTGCTGGCGGAATATGTGGGTAAGGATAATGTGGACGGTAACCGCCTGGAGCAGGAACTGATCTTTTACTTAGAAAAACTCGATATTACAGAAGAACTGACGCGCCTTGCCAATCACTGCCGTTACTTTAAAGACATCCTTGCAGAAGCAGATGCCGCTAAAGGTAAAAAGCTGGGATTCGTATTACAGGAGATAGGCCGTGAGATCAATACAACCGGTTCCAAAGCCAACGATTCCGCTATGCAGCAATGGGTAGTGATGATGAAGGATGAACTGGAAAAAGCAAAGGAACAGGTGCTGAATGTGCTGTAA
- a CDS encoding sensor histidine kinase encodes MQARIAAQRSRASLELHAFQSQMDPHFIFNSLNAIHSYILSASTEQASTYLTRFSRLMRFTLENSSKEWIPLEEELETLELYLQLEQLRFEGQFEYEIHTAPSLDMQMLVPPFIVQPYIQNAIWYRLLQKTPEQKGMIRIEIGQNEDEVFIRVEDNGVARQNMFHHHQQRTAGTRVAAERLHWMNARYHTHAAISTGHLFDPHHNKTGTYTLFHFPNVTTTSLPEEERIFK; translated from the coding sequence ATGCAGGCAAGGATCGCGGCACAAAGAAGCCGCGCGTCCCTGGAATTGCATGCATTCCAATCCCAGATGGACCCCCACTTCATCTTCAACAGCCTCAATGCTATTCATAGCTACATTCTCTCTGCCAGTACAGAACAGGCCTCTACTTACCTTACCCGCTTTTCCCGCCTGATGCGTTTTACGCTCGAGAACAGCAGCAAGGAATGGATCCCATTGGAAGAAGAACTGGAAACGCTTGAACTCTATCTGCAACTGGAACAACTACGGTTTGAAGGACAGTTTGAGTATGAAATACACACCGCTCCTTCATTGGATATGCAGATGCTGGTACCCCCTTTCATTGTTCAGCCTTATATTCAGAATGCCATCTGGTACCGGCTTCTACAAAAAACACCGGAACAGAAAGGCATGATCAGGATAGAAATAGGGCAGAATGAAGACGAAGTGTTCATCCGTGTGGAAGATAATGGTGTGGCAAGGCAAAACATGTTCCACCACCACCAGCAAAGAACGGCAGGTACCCGCGTGGCAGCTGAAAGGCTCCACTGGATGAATGCCCGCTATCATACACATGCCGCTATCAGTACCGGTCACCTGTTTGACCCCCATCATAATAAGACGGGTACTTACACCCTTTTTCACTTCCCCAACGTCACTACTACCTCTCTGCCCGAAGAAGAGCGGATTTTTAAGTAA
- a CDS encoding response regulator transcription factor produces the protein MKEATKASILLVEDEENLQEALKLNLELEGYEVTAVDNGTSALKAVKNEYFDLIILDIMLPEMDGIAVCENIRIQNNEVPILFLSAKNSSADRVLGLKKGGDDYMTKPFNLEELLLRVEKLIVKNKKIQEKDNVPNIYRFGNNMIDFAAQECVGKDGKHHELSKKETMLLKLLIENKGEVVTREKILQVVWGYNVYPTTRTIDNFILNFRKYFEQDSRNSQYFHSVRGVGYKFTDG, from the coding sequence ATGAAGGAAGCGACGAAAGCATCAATATTGCTGGTAGAAGATGAAGAAAATCTCCAGGAAGCACTTAAGCTGAACCTGGAGCTGGAAGGATATGAGGTAACGGCTGTGGACAATGGGACCAGTGCATTGAAAGCCGTTAAGAACGAATACTTTGACCTGATCATTCTCGATATCATGCTGCCCGAGATGGACGGCATCGCCGTGTGCGAAAACATCCGCATTCAGAACAATGAAGTGCCCATCTTGTTCCTCAGCGCCAAAAATAGCAGTGCAGACAGAGTGCTGGGGCTGAAAAAAGGCGGGGACGACTACATGACCAAACCTTTCAACCTGGAAGAACTCCTCCTCCGTGTGGAGAAACTGATCGTAAAGAACAAAAAGATCCAGGAAAAGGACAACGTACCCAATATCTACCGCTTCGGCAATAATATGATAGACTTTGCCGCACAGGAATGTGTAGGTAAAGACGGCAAACACCATGAGCTCTCCAAGAAAGAGACCATGCTGCTGAAACTGCTCATAGAAAACAAAGGCGAGGTAGTAACCCGCGAAAAGATCCTCCAGGTGGTTTGGGGTTATAATGTTTACCCTACAACACGTACCATAGACAACTTTATCCTCAATTTCCGCAAGTATTTTGAGCAGGACAGCCGCAATTCCCAGTACTTTCATTCCGTTCGCGGAGTTGGGTATAAGTTCACAGATGGCTGA
- a CDS encoding gliding motility lipoprotein GldH produces the protein MKLRFNCLLLCMLAVACKPPRMETFEKNRDIPRSQWTIDNKQSFELELAPEDTAFYYNMYINVRHTDAYPYSNLWLLVGTQLPGDSTSTVSRIELPLADTYGKWLGSGVDDIYEHRIPIQQNAILSKPGTYRFTFEQNMRQNPLPEMLSVGLRIEKAALRK, from the coding sequence ATGAAACTGCGATTCAATTGCCTCCTGTTATGTATGCTGGCTGTTGCCTGCAAACCACCCAGGATGGAAACCTTTGAAAAGAACCGGGATATCCCCCGTTCTCAATGGACGATAGATAATAAACAGTCCTTTGAACTGGAACTTGCGCCGGAGGATACCGCATTCTATTACAACATGTACATCAATGTAAGGCATACGGATGCTTATCCTTACAGCAACCTCTGGCTGCTGGTGGGCACACAGTTACCGGGAGACAGTACTTCCACTGTAAGCCGGATAGAACTTCCATTGGCCGATACTTATGGTAAATGGCTGGGAAGCGGTGTGGATGATATCTATGAACACCGCATCCCCATTCAGCAAAATGCTATCCTTTCAAAACCCGGAACTTATCGTTTTACTTTTGAGCAGAACATGCGTCAGAACCCATTACCGGAAATGCTGAGTGTGGGGCTCCGCATAGAAAAAGCTGCTCTGCGGAAATAA
- a CDS encoding pseudouridine synthase has translation MSLHYFIVYKPYEVLTRFGKEGDKAVLSDFFKVPRDVYPVGRLDYDSEGLLILTNDKSLNHRILDPQFAHEREYWVQVDGAVTNAAIQQLREGVPINIDGKTYRTRGCDAAIFTEDPFVPDRHPPIRFRKHIPAPWIRLILREGKNRQVRKMTAAVGFPTLRLIRYRIEQLSIDGMQPGDLVELSRPALYNALFK, from the coding sequence GTGAGCCTTCACTATTTTATCGTGTACAAGCCTTATGAGGTATTGACCCGCTTCGGGAAAGAAGGTGATAAAGCTGTATTATCTGATTTTTTCAAGGTCCCCCGGGACGTTTACCCGGTAGGCCGGTTGGATTATGACAGCGAGGGCCTCCTCATCCTCACTAACGATAAATCTCTCAACCACCGCATTTTAGATCCCCAATTTGCCCACGAAAGGGAATATTGGGTACAGGTGGACGGTGCAGTTACCAATGCCGCAATTCAACAGCTCAGGGAAGGCGTTCCGATCAATATAGATGGCAAAACTTACCGTACCCGGGGATGCGATGCCGCCATCTTTACAGAAGACCCTTTTGTGCCGGACAGGCATCCTCCCATTCGTTTCCGCAAACATATCCCGGCCCCCTGGATACGTTTGATCTTACGGGAAGGAAAGAACCGGCAGGTACGTAAAATGACCGCTGCTGTTGGGTTTCCAACGTTGAGGCTTATCCGTTACCGGATAGAACAACTGAGCATAGATGGCATGCAGCCCGGCGATCTTGTTGAGCTTTCCCGGCCTGCTTTATACAATGCACTTTTCAAATAA
- a CDS encoding sensor histidine kinase has protein sequence MKKSSSGLQSRKVITGIYVFVLAYTVLQLLWWGVLLHQQSKQIAKYEQLELTHRVQELTQPAQFMSEMQRLHKEQQMRTFKYVGEGIIFLVLILAGAALVYRAVWKQMKLSQQQQNFMMAVTHELKSPIAVAKLNLETLRKHKLDEEKRLKLLDTTIRETNRLDQLCNNILLASQFEHQKYQPFLEQLDFSGLLQNSMEELQSRIASHPIKADIAPYIWLNADKFMMQLMLNNLVENAVKYAPKGSEINVRLFIEGETLKLTVSDEGEGIPQAERNKIFLKFYRIGNENTRKSKGSGLGLYLTKKIVEQHGGTITVRDHTPKGTCFEITWNDYSLQSV, from the coding sequence ATGAAGAAATCCTCCTCCGGCCTGCAAAGCAGGAAGGTGATCACCGGCATCTATGTTTTTGTGCTGGCATATACAGTACTTCAGCTGTTATGGTGGGGAGTGCTGCTGCATCAGCAAAGCAAACAGATTGCAAAGTATGAGCAGCTGGAGTTGACGCACCGCGTGCAGGAACTTACACAACCTGCTCAGTTCATGTCTGAAATGCAAAGGCTGCATAAAGAACAGCAGATGCGCACTTTCAAGTATGTAGGGGAAGGGATCATTTTCCTGGTACTGATCCTTGCCGGCGCTGCGCTTGTTTACCGTGCTGTATGGAAACAGATGAAGCTCTCCCAGCAACAACAGAACTTTATGATGGCGGTAACACATGAACTAAAAAGCCCTATCGCCGTAGCTAAACTTAACCTCGAAACATTACGGAAGCATAAACTGGATGAAGAGAAACGGTTAAAGCTGCTGGATACCACTATCCGGGAAACCAACCGGCTGGACCAGTTATGCAATAACATCCTGCTGGCTTCGCAGTTTGAACATCAGAAATACCAGCCTTTCCTGGAACAGCTGGATTTTTCCGGCCTGCTGCAAAACAGTATGGAAGAATTACAAAGCCGCATTGCCAGCCATCCCATAAAAGCCGATATTGCACCTTATATATGGCTGAATGCGGATAAGTTCATGATGCAGCTGATGCTGAACAATCTTGTGGAGAATGCCGTTAAATATGCTCCCAAGGGTTCTGAGATCAACGTCCGGCTCTTTATTGAAGGAGAAACGTTAAAACTGACGGTGTCCGATGAGGGAGAGGGTATACCACAGGCAGAAAGGAATAAGATCTTCCTGAAATTCTACCGCATTGGTAACGAAAACACCCGTAAATCCAAAGGTTCAGGCCTTGGACTATACCTGACCAAAAAGATCGTGGAACAGCACGGAGGCACTATTACCGTAAGGGATCATACCCCAAAAGGCACCTGCTTTGAGATCACCTGGAATGATTATTCCTTACAATCTGTATAA